Within the Metasolibacillus fluoroglycofenilyticus genome, the region ACAAAATGATAATATCTAGTAAAATAGCTACGACAGGATCAACAAAAACGAGTACGGAAACGATAATTGTTGATAAATTGCGTATGCTATCAAAAAATAAATAATACACAAAGCCTGTATGTATAATGCCTGTCCCTAAAATAAATAACCAATTTGTCGTTGTTAGTCCCTCAAATACCTCAAAATTGCAAAATGGCATGAGCATCACAATTCCAACAGTCGTTTGAATAAATGTTAATGCATAAGAGGAAAGACCGCTAATATTTTTACTTGTAAACATTGTGAGGGCATAAAAAATGGCTGATAATAGCGCCCAGACAAAGCCTGAATTAAATAGTTGGTCGAGTGATTGAAAATGCTCAATCCCGACGATTAGCACACTACCAAAAAAGCAGACAGTTGTTGCTAAAATCGCTGGTAAGGACATTTTTTCTGCAAGTAAAATCGCACCGAGCAACAGTACGAAAATCGGAGCCAAATTGTAAATAGAAATAGCAACAGAAATAGACATTTCCTCAAATGCCTTAAATAAAAATACCCAGTTTAAAACTAAAAAAACACCACATAAAACGGTTGTAATAAGCTGTTTTTTATTCCACTTTTCAGTTTTTAACCCTCCTGTAATTAACCATAAGCCACCCAAAAACAATGTGGCAAAAATACAACGGATAAAGACCAGCTCGACCGCAGGAATGCCAGTTTGCTTTGTAAAAAAGCCAATCGAGCCAAAGATGGCCATTGAAATTGTAAGGTTAATCATGGCACGCATTTGCATATGGCGGTCACTCCTTTCAAAATAACTGTATTATATCACATGTTCAGAATTTTGAAACAATTAATCATCTTAAAGTAACGTTGTATAATATTACATATGTTATGCAAGGGGGATAATAGATGGCGAATAATATGCCGTATCGTTATGCATTTTTTGTAATAGGTATATGCCTATTCATTTTTTCACCATTAATCATTTTTTTAATACCAAGAATGATTCCAATGACATTTTACTTTGTGAAGTATACTTGGGTGTACTATGTTCCAACAGAAGCATATACGGTGTTCGCTGTTGGGATAGCTATTTTAATTATTTGCTGTGCTTTTTTATTTTTTGGCAAAATGAAAAAATGGGCAATAATTAGTAGCAGTATTTTATTTTTAACATCGATTGTTATTTTCTACGGAAGCTCTAGATGCTATATTGCAATGGATGATAACGGCTTTACATACAGGGGCCTTTTTGAGCAACAAAAACAATATGTAGGCTGGGAAAATGTGACACAAATAGAGCGTATAGAAGTACCGGCTGGTAAGGGTGGGAACGCGACATATATTGTTTCGCTGGATAACGGTGATGCTTTAACCTTCAAAGAAACAGCACATGTGCAGGAATATCGTAGTAAAATGCGGGGCAAATACGGTAAATATAATATTCCTGTCATTTATACGAATTAGGGGAGGAGGCGTTCCAAACTTCATGTAGCTGTCAGCGCTTGGAACGCTCTCGGTGGTGCTTTTTGAAAGATTTTGTGTATTAAAAGAGTAAGGGGATTCCTTGAAAATAGGAGAAACATGGGGTTTAGCGGATGTTCTTTTTGAGAAAAGTTAAATTTTCGTTTCTTGCGCTTAGAAGTAAATCCTGCTAAAATTAGTGTTTTTCATTTTCAGAAAACCCCCTTCGCTATTTTATTGAGCAAATATTTCGCCGAAACACCATCGCAAATGTTCCGCAAGCCAGCTACTGCACGCCTTATGAAACGCTCTTTAGTTTCTTACTTGCCCATTACCGTAAATCCAGTATTTTGTTGATGTTAAGGCAGCTAACCCCATTGGACCACGCGCATGTAGCTTTTGTGTGGAAATGCCTACTTCAGCACCGTAACCAAATTCAAAACCATCTGTAAAGCGAGTAGAAGCATTATGGTAAACAGCAGCAGCATCCACCATTGTTAAAAATAAATCCGCATGCTGTTGGGTCATCGTAATAATCGCTTCTGAATGCCTCGTACTATATTTCTGAATATGCTTGATAGCCTCTTGCACAGAATCAACGGTTTTCACACTTAATGCGAGACTTAAAAATTCCTCAGCAAAATGTACCTCATCAGCGAGAATGGCACTTCCTACGAATTGACAAATCGTTTCATCCCCATAGATTGAAATTTTTAATGATTGTAGAAAATCAAATAGCTCC harbors:
- a CDS encoding DMT family transporter; the encoded protein is MQMRAMINLTISMAIFGSIGFFTKQTGIPAVELVFIRCIFATLFLGGLWLITGGLKTEKWNKKQLITTVLCGVFLVLNWVFLFKAFEEMSISVAISIYNLAPIFVLLLGAILLAEKMSLPAILATTVCFFGSVLIVGIEHFQSLDQLFNSGFVWALLSAIFYALTMFTSKNISGLSSYALTFIQTTVGIVMLMPFCNFEVFEGLTTTNWLFILGTGIIHTGFVYYLFFDSIRNLSTIIVSVLVFVDPVVAILLDIIILSFRPDLLQILGIILIFGSIIYIIFMPPPTVIRQNKKASEPL